The Megalobrama amblycephala isolate DHTTF-2021 linkage group LG7, ASM1881202v1, whole genome shotgun sequence genome window below encodes:
- the tmem144a gene encoding transmembrane protein 144a isoform X2, which translates to MDRVAVLITVLLCVLCTGVAQHLDSEELSDGPRASMQLQQESNNTNSSDLTYGFVSCAVAVVFFGSNFVPVKKIDTGDGMFFQWILCAAIWTVSLVVNIILNSPKFWPFVMLGGAIWATGNITVVPIVKTIGLGLGLLIWASFNLLMGWASSRFGWFGIGAETVSKPVLNSCGAGLCLISAIVFFFVKTDVQSSSTSEETPLLIDHTVNSETVVTTDDSWVDALKPRTKRLVGTLLAVVAGVLYGTSFVPVLYIKNHADDPKSQYNGASQFDLDYVFAQYSGIFLTSTVYFLLYCAIKKNKPQVFPKAVLPGFLSGIMWGVATCCWFLANHYLSAVVSFPIITTVPGLIAALWGVVVFKEVKGWRNYIVLIVAFCLVLSGALLTAFSRV; encoded by the exons ATGGATCGCGTGGCTGTGCTTATCACTGTGCTCCTTTGTGTGCTCTGCACCGGCGTCGCGCAACACCTGGACTCAG AGGAGCTGTCAGACGGTCCACGCGCGTCCATGCAGCTTCAGCAAGAATCCAACAACACCAACTCGTCTGATCTGACTTATGGATTCGTGTCCTGCGCCGTGGCCGTAGTCTTTTTCGGGAGCAACTTCGTACCAGTGAAAAAGATAGACACTGGTGATG GTATGTTTTTCCAGTGGATTCTATGTGCTGCTATATGGACAGTCTCCTTAGTGGTGAACATCATTCTGAACAGTCCAAAATTTTGGCCTTTTGTTATGCTTGGAGGAGCCATCTGGGCTACTG GTAATATAACTGTAGTTCCTATCGTAAAGACTATTGGGCTTGGTCTTGGGCTTCTTATATGGGCTTCATTTAATTTGCTAATGGGTTGGGCCAGCTCACG GTTTGGCTGGTTTGGTATTGGTGCTGAGACCGTTTCCAAACCAGTTCTGAACTCCTGTGGAGCAGGTCTTTGTTTAATAAG tgccattgtttttttctttgtgaaGACTGATGTTCAAAGTTCATCAACATCTGAAGAAACCCCTTTACTAATAGACCAT ACTGTGAACTCAGAAACTGTGGTGACAACAGATGATTCCTGGGTGGATGCATTAAAACCACGCACCAAACGTCTTGT TGGAACGCTTCTTGCTGTCGTCGCTGGAGTGCTGTACGGGACATCGTTTGTTCCAGTTCtatacattaaaaatcatgCAGATGATCCAAAAAGCCAATACAATGGGGCTAGCCAGTTTG ATCTGGACTACGTCTTTGCACAATATAGTGGGATTTTCCTCACTAGTACAGTGTATTTCCTCCTGTACTGTGccatcaaaaaaaacaaaccacaAGTTTTTCCAAAAGCAGTGCTGCCAG GATTCCTTTCTGGCATCATGTGGGGTGTGGCAACATGCTGCTGGTTCCTAGCCAACCACTATCTCAGTGCTGTAGTGAGCTTCCCTATTATCACCACA GTTCCTGGACTGATTGCAGCTCTTTGGGGTGTTGTAGTGTTCAAAGAAGTGAAG GGTTGGCGAAATTACATTGTCCTCATCGTTGCTTTCTGTCTTGTTCTATCTGGGGCATTATTGACTGCATTTTCAAGGGTTTAA
- the tmem144a gene encoding transmembrane protein 144a isoform X1 encodes MDRVAVLITVLLCVLCTGVAQHLDSVEELSDGPRASMQLQQESNNTNSSDLTYGFVSCAVAVVFFGSNFVPVKKIDTGDGMFFQWILCAAIWTVSLVVNIILNSPKFWPFVMLGGAIWATGNITVVPIVKTIGLGLGLLIWASFNLLMGWASSRFGWFGIGAETVSKPVLNSCGAGLCLISAIVFFFVKTDVQSSSTSEETPLLIDHTVNSETVVTTDDSWVDALKPRTKRLVGTLLAVVAGVLYGTSFVPVLYIKNHADDPKSQYNGASQFDLDYVFAQYSGIFLTSTVYFLLYCAIKKNKPQVFPKAVLPGFLSGIMWGVATCCWFLANHYLSAVVSFPIITTVPGLIAALWGVVVFKEVKGWRNYIVLIVAFCLVLSGALLTAFSRV; translated from the exons ATGGATCGCGTGGCTGTGCTTATCACTGTGCTCCTTTGTGTGCTCTGCACCGGCGTCGCGCAACACCTGGACTCAG TAGAGGAGCTGTCAGACGGTCCACGCGCGTCCATGCAGCTTCAGCAAGAATCCAACAACACCAACTCGTCTGATCTGACTTATGGATTCGTGTCCTGCGCCGTGGCCGTAGTCTTTTTCGGGAGCAACTTCGTACCAGTGAAAAAGATAGACACTGGTGATG GTATGTTTTTCCAGTGGATTCTATGTGCTGCTATATGGACAGTCTCCTTAGTGGTGAACATCATTCTGAACAGTCCAAAATTTTGGCCTTTTGTTATGCTTGGAGGAGCCATCTGGGCTACTG GTAATATAACTGTAGTTCCTATCGTAAAGACTATTGGGCTTGGTCTTGGGCTTCTTATATGGGCTTCATTTAATTTGCTAATGGGTTGGGCCAGCTCACG GTTTGGCTGGTTTGGTATTGGTGCTGAGACCGTTTCCAAACCAGTTCTGAACTCCTGTGGAGCAGGTCTTTGTTTAATAAG tgccattgtttttttctttgtgaaGACTGATGTTCAAAGTTCATCAACATCTGAAGAAACCCCTTTACTAATAGACCAT ACTGTGAACTCAGAAACTGTGGTGACAACAGATGATTCCTGGGTGGATGCATTAAAACCACGCACCAAACGTCTTGT TGGAACGCTTCTTGCTGTCGTCGCTGGAGTGCTGTACGGGACATCGTTTGTTCCAGTTCtatacattaaaaatcatgCAGATGATCCAAAAAGCCAATACAATGGGGCTAGCCAGTTTG ATCTGGACTACGTCTTTGCACAATATAGTGGGATTTTCCTCACTAGTACAGTGTATTTCCTCCTGTACTGTGccatcaaaaaaaacaaaccacaAGTTTTTCCAAAAGCAGTGCTGCCAG GATTCCTTTCTGGCATCATGTGGGGTGTGGCAACATGCTGCTGGTTCCTAGCCAACCACTATCTCAGTGCTGTAGTGAGCTTCCCTATTATCACCACA GTTCCTGGACTGATTGCAGCTCTTTGGGGTGTTGTAGTGTTCAAAGAAGTGAAG GGTTGGCGAAATTACATTGTCCTCATCGTTGCTTTCTGTCTTGTTCTATCTGGGGCATTATTGACTGCATTTTCAAGGGTTTAA
- the med28 gene encoding mediator of RNA polymerase II transcription subunit 28, whose translation MASSMGGMFTGQQPSGSHPPTGPGGPGQPGLLTGPPGNRGTNNTLVDELEASFEACFASLVSQDYVNGTDQEEIRTGVDQCIQKFLDVARQTECFFLQKRLQLSVQKPEQVEKEDASELKNELQRKEMLIQKHLAKIHHWQQVLEDINVQHKKPTELPQGPLAFLEQASANLPAPMKPN comes from the exons ATGGCGTCGTCCATGGGCGGAATGTTCACTGGTCAGCAGCCTTCTGGATCTCATCCACCTACAGGTCCTGGCGGTCCAGGTCAACCCGGGCTTCTCACAGGCCCTCCCGGTAACAGAGGGACAAATAACACTTTAGTAGATGAACTGGAAGCTTCTTTCGAG GCGTGTTTTGCATCTCTTGTCAGTCAAGATTATGTGAATGGGACCGACCAGGAAGAAATTCGGActg GGGTTGATCAGTGTATACAGAAGTTTCTGGATGTGGCCAGACAGACTGAATGTTTCTTCCTTCAGAAGAGACTGCAGCTGTCTGTACAAAAACCAGAACAGGTAGAAAAAGAG GATGCATCAGAACTGAAGAATGAACTCCAGAGGAAGGAGATGCTGATTCAGAAACACCTTGCTAAGATCCATCATTGGCAGCAGGTGTTGGAGGACATCAACGTCCAGCATAAGAAGCCTACAGAACTACCACAGGGTCCACTGGCCTTCCTGGAGCAGGCCTCAGCAAACCTCCCCGCTCCCATGAAACCAAACTGA